The Dama dama isolate Ldn47 chromosome 25, ASM3311817v1, whole genome shotgun sequence genome window below encodes:
- the PTCD2 gene encoding pentatricopeptide repeat-containing protein 2, mitochondrial isoform X2: MAATFRPPKQVLLLQALRSLVYPWVGGSGSTCCLCPLGETYLRNLEEKLTQNKLILKEELRTLLHLCASRDDVELAKHVIYRYHAENRNITLGEYKFGPLFMRLCYELDLEDSAVELIKDQHLRGFFSDSTSFNILMDMLFIKGKYKSALEVLIEMKNQDLKFNKDTYVLAFAICYKLNSPESFQICTTLREEALIKGEILSRRASCFAVALALNQNQLAKAISIFSQIMNPESIICTNLNIMIHIQSNMLRTLIDILKDATEGNLSRFVKRHVFSEEVLVKVREKVKDVPALLAKFDELNKKLHINGQVTEYTLDALLCHTPSDRQPHMVLLNKRTVSRRTFQPLSQSLWAE, encoded by the exons ATGGCGGCTACCTTTCGGCCCCCGAAGCAAGTCCTTCTACTGCAGGCGCTGCGGAGTTTGGTGTATCCCTGGGTGGGAGGCTCTGGTTCTACCTGCTGCCTCTGCCCTCTCGGAG AAACCTACTTGAGAAACCTGGAGGAGAAACTGACCCAGAATAAGCTCATCTTGAAAGAGGAGTTGAGAACTCTGCTTCATTTGTGTGCATCCCGGGACGACGTGGAGCTGGCTAAACATGTCATTTACAG GTACCATGCAGAGAACAGGAACATCACTCTGGGAGAGTACAAGTTTGGACCACTTTTCATGAGGTTGTGCTACGAGCTGGATCTTGAGGACTCTGCGGTGGAGCTCATCAAAGACCAG CATTTACGAGGTTTCTTCTCAGACTCCACATCATTCAATATTTTGATGGATATGTTATTTATCAAAGGCAAATATAAAA GCGCATTGGAAGTATTGATTGAGATGAAAAACCAAGATCTGAAGTTCAACAAAGATACCTATGTCCTTGCTTTTGCAATTTGCTACAAACTG AATAGCCCTGAATCTTTTCAAATCTGTACCACATTAAGAGAAGAAGCCCTAATCAAAGGAGAAATCCTCTCCAGGAGAGCATCCTGTTTTGCAGTGGCATTGGCTCTGAACCAG aACCAGCTGGCAAAAGCTATATCCATTTTTTCTCAAATCATGAACCCAGAAAGCATAATCTGCACTAATTTAAAT aTTATGATCCATATCCAGTCAAATATGTTGAGAACTCTAATAGACATATTAAAGGATGCCACAGAGGGAAATCTATCAAGATTTGTGAAAAGACATGTATTCTCAGAAGAAGTG CTGGTCAAAGTGAGGGAAAAAGTGAAGGATGTGCCCGCTCTCCTGGCCAAATTTGATGAGCTTAACAAGAAACTGCACATAAATGGCCAGGTCACCGAGTACACTTTGGATGCCCTACTCTGCCACACCCCCAGCGACAGGCAGCCCCACATGGTGCTGTTAAACAAGAGGACAGTCAGCCGTCGGACCTTCCAGCCACTCAGCCAGTCCCTGTGGGCTGAGTAA
- the PTCD2 gene encoding pentatricopeptide repeat-containing protein 2, mitochondrial isoform X1 — MAATFRPPKQVLLLQALRSLVYPWVGGSGSTCCLCPLGAKRYLLTDSIVKLKEFQRKKVAVACNLPGTKETYLRNLEEKLTQNKLILKEELRTLLHLCASRDDVELAKHVIYRYHAENRNITLGEYKFGPLFMRLCYELDLEDSAVELIKDQHLRGFFSDSTSFNILMDMLFIKGKYKSALEVLIEMKNQDLKFNKDTYVLAFAICYKLNSPESFQICTTLREEALIKGEILSRRASCFAVALALNQNQLAKAISIFSQIMNPESIICTNLNIMIHIQSNMLRTLIDILKDATEGNLSRFVKRHVFSEEVLVKVREKVKDVPALLAKFDELNKKLHINGQVTEYTLDALLCHTPSDRQPHMVLLNKRTVSRRTFQPLSQSLWAE; from the exons ATGGCGGCTACCTTTCGGCCCCCGAAGCAAGTCCTTCTACTGCAGGCGCTGCGGAGTTTGGTGTATCCCTGGGTGGGAGGCTCTGGTTCTACCTGCTGCCTCTGCCCTCTCGGAG CTAAAAGATACCTACTTACAGACAGTATTGTGAAATTAAAGGAATTTCAACGTAAGAAGGTGGCTGTTGCATGTAATCTTCCTGGCACCAAAG AAACCTACTTGAGAAACCTGGAGGAGAAACTGACCCAGAATAAGCTCATCTTGAAAGAGGAGTTGAGAACTCTGCTTCATTTGTGTGCATCCCGGGACGACGTGGAGCTGGCTAAACATGTCATTTACAG GTACCATGCAGAGAACAGGAACATCACTCTGGGAGAGTACAAGTTTGGACCACTTTTCATGAGGTTGTGCTACGAGCTGGATCTTGAGGACTCTGCGGTGGAGCTCATCAAAGACCAG CATTTACGAGGTTTCTTCTCAGACTCCACATCATTCAATATTTTGATGGATATGTTATTTATCAAAGGCAAATATAAAA GCGCATTGGAAGTATTGATTGAGATGAAAAACCAAGATCTGAAGTTCAACAAAGATACCTATGTCCTTGCTTTTGCAATTTGCTACAAACTG AATAGCCCTGAATCTTTTCAAATCTGTACCACATTAAGAGAAGAAGCCCTAATCAAAGGAGAAATCCTCTCCAGGAGAGCATCCTGTTTTGCAGTGGCATTGGCTCTGAACCAG aACCAGCTGGCAAAAGCTATATCCATTTTTTCTCAAATCATGAACCCAGAAAGCATAATCTGCACTAATTTAAAT aTTATGATCCATATCCAGTCAAATATGTTGAGAACTCTAATAGACATATTAAAGGATGCCACAGAGGGAAATCTATCAAGATTTGTGAAAAGACATGTATTCTCAGAAGAAGTG CTGGTCAAAGTGAGGGAAAAAGTGAAGGATGTGCCCGCTCTCCTGGCCAAATTTGATGAGCTTAACAAGAAACTGCACATAAATGGCCAGGTCACCGAGTACACTTTGGATGCCCTACTCTGCCACACCCCCAGCGACAGGCAGCCCCACATGGTGCTGTTAAACAAGAGGACAGTCAGCCGTCGGACCTTCCAGCCACTCAGCCAGTCCCTGTGGGCTGAGTAA